The sequence AAACGCGGGTGAACAGCCTTCCGGCAAAATGACCTCTTCCCACGCCAGGTCAGCCTGAAGATGCGAGTAGTCTAAGGGCTGCTCGAAGCGCGGATCATCGATGACGTCACGAGCTACGTAGGCGATAGCGCTGGTCGCGCCACCATGCTCGGTCAGCTGGACAGGAGCCAAGTATGCAAACGGAATTGCCATCGAGAGTGCCCAAAAACCATTTTGCATATTGAGCTCAGACCCTCGGGAAAGCCGCAAGCACCTCGTGTGAAGCTTCCCCGAAAAAAGATTCTGGGCTTGCCGGCGCTCATGATTGGTTTCCCTCACTCAACAGAGGAGGTCCTATGATGCGTCGTAACCCCGTTAAGACACTTGAAGCATCCGAACTCGTCCTCGCGCGCATGCGCGAGCAGCGGGCTCGCCTGGAGGCGGAGATCGCATCCCTGGAACAGCGCCATGAAGCAGATGTCCAGCAGTTCGTGATGAATGCCGTGAAGCGTCTCAATCTGACACAGGTGCCGGCTGCCACCCTTCTTGCCGGTCTCGAGCAGCTCGCTCGCGCGGATCGCCCGGCGTTTGATCGGGGTGCCGTTAGCGCTGACGCCGATAGTTCCAGCGATCCTCGCCAGGAGCTCGTCGAGGTGTTCGTCCGGCTGAGTCGGAACGCTTCCGCGGTGAACCGCCAGATCCTCGCGCGCGAGGGCTTGCACTGGAATGGGCGCGCCGCTGGATGGAATGGTCGCGTGACGCGTGAGGCCTTGCAGCGTTTGCGCGAGGCTTTCCCGGGCCGAGTGATCAGTCCCGAGCTGGACAGCTCTGCAGACCACAAGGAAGACGAGGCCGCTCCGGCGGTCGAAGCCGATGCGCCGCCGATTACGTCCCCCGACGTGCCGCCGGCGAGTGTAGAGCCCGAGGCCGTTGCCCTGTCGGAGGACCACGCATCGGCGCAGACCGTGGCCGAGGAGACGGCGATTGCGTCCGCGCAGCCGGCCGTCTCCGCGGCTACGCGGCTGCTGACGTCGCCGTACCGCCCGCAGCTGCCGCGCCGCCCGTCGGTCACCTAGTCGCCCTCTGGATGGCATCCGCTGCGGTTTCGGACTGCGCGCCCGAACCTCTTGAGAGTGCCGCACAGCGCTGCTACACAGCCCCCGTGTCGCTCCGTTTTTACGAGTTATTTCAGGCACCTGAGAGCGGCGATGATGTGGCTGAGTACCCTCCCGCCCCAGCCAGAAGCTTCGGTCCCTATGAATCTGCTGACGAAAACCGCGCCGGTCGGGGTCGCAGCGCTGCGGCGCACCGCGAAGAGTGTCCGTGAGCGTCACGCTTGTCGTCAATGCGCGTCAACTGCATCTGCTCGATCGAGCCGGCTGTTGGATCTCCCTGGAACTGCCTTGAGCGAAGTCCGCGCTGTCGCGAAAGGTCTTGACAGGCGGCACAATACTTAACATGTTAAGTATATCGATCGGCGCCCAAAATTGGCGCGCGAGAGCTGCGACGTCATTGGTCCGTGGCTTTGCGAAAACAAATAGAGGTCGCTGCCCGCGTGCGGCGCTGCAAAAGCAAAAGGGAGTGAACCGTCATGTCCAAGCTCCAGGAGAATATCGACAAGGCGGAGCGCCATCTTGCCCGTTTCAAGGAGAAGGGCGTGCTCAACCGCATAGGCGGTGAGGACATCCCGGCTGCGGACAATGCGACTTTCGAAACGATCTCTCCGGTCGACCTCAAGCCGCTCGCCAAGGTCGCGCATGGCAAGGCCGCGGACATCGATCGGGCGGCGCGGGCGGCGCAGGCGGCGTTTTCGCAATGGGCCGAGACCTCCGGGGAAGGCCGCAAAAAGCTGTTGCACAAGGTCGCTGACGCCATCGTCGCCCGCGCCGAAGAGATTGCCTTCGTTGAATGCATGGATACCGGCCAGTCGCTGAAGTTCATGGCCAAGGCGGCGCTACGGGGTGCCGAGAATTTCCGCTTCTACGCCGACCGCGCGCCCGAGGCGCGTGACGGCAAGTCGCTTCGCACCGATGGCCAGGTGAACATCACGACGCGTGTGCCGATCGGCCCGGTGGGCATCATCACCCCCTGGAATACGCCGTTCATGCTGTCGACGTGGAAGATCGCGCCGGCGCTCGCGGCCGGCTGCACCATCGTGCACAAGCCAGCCGAATTCTCGCCGTTGACCGCGCGTCTGCTGATCGAGATCGCGGAGGAGGCCGGCCTGCCCAAGGGCGTCTGGAATCTCGTCAACGGATTCGGCGAGGATGCCGGCAAGGCCCTGACCGAGCATCCGCTGATCAAGGCGATCGGCTTCGTCGGCGAAAGCCGCACCGGATCGATGATCATGAAGCAGGGTGCCGATACGCTGAAGCGCGTTCATTTCGAGCTCGGCGGCAAGAACCCGGTGGTCGTGTTCGCGGATGCCGACCTCGAGCGCGCCGCAGACGCGGCAGTGTTCATGATCTACTCCCTCAACGGCGAACGCTGCACCTCGTCCTCGCGTCTTCTCGTCGAGGCCAGCATCTACGACAAGTTCACCTCGATCGTCGCGGAGAAGGCAAGCCGCATTAAAGTCGGTCACCCGCTCGATCCGGAGACCGTCATCGGTCCGTTGATCCATCCGGTTCACGAGAAGAAGGTGCTCGAATACATGGAGATCGGCAGGTCGGAGGGCGCGACGATCGCGACCGGCGGCCGCAAGGTCGACGGTCCCGGTGGCGGGTGCTACGTTGCCCCGACGCTCTTTACCGGCGCCAACAACCGGATGCGCATCGCACAGGAGGAAATCTTCGGGCCGGTGCTGACGGCGATCCCGTTCAAGGACGAGGCGGAAGCGCTCGCGCTCGCCAACGACGTCCAGTACGGCCTTACCGGTTACCTCTGGACGGCCGACGTCACGCGCGCCTTCCGCTTCACCGATCGGCTTCAGGCGGGCATGATCTGGGTGAATTCGGAGAATGTCCGCCATTTGCCGACGCCGTTCGGCGGCGTGAAGAGCTCCGGTATCGGCCGCGACGGCGGCGATTGGTCGTTCGATTTCTACATGGAGACGAAGAACGTCGCGTTCGCCACCACCGCGCACAACATCCAAAAGCTAGGCGGCTAAGCGCTCCGCAACAGACCCAAGGAGGACATCATGGCCTTGCCAGCGCCCAACCTCTATCCGCCCTTTAACATCGTGCGCCTCAGTCACGTCGAATTCGGCGTGACCGATCTTACGAGGTCACGGGCCTTCTATGTCGACACGCTCGGTTTGCAAGTGACCGACGAAAGCTCCGATGCGATCTATCTTCGGGCGATGGAAGAGCGCGGCCACCATTGCATCGTCCTGAGGAAGTCAAACAAGGTCGAAGCCCGCGATCTCGGCTTCAAGCTGTTCAGCGAAGAAGATATCGACAAGGCCGTCCACTTCTTTAGGGGTAAGGACTTGCCGGTCGAATGGGTCGAGCGTCCCTATCAATCGCGAACGTTCCGCACCCGCGATCCCCATGGCATTCCGCTCGAGTTCTATTCCAGGATGGACCGGCTGCCGCCGATCCATCAGAAATACGCCCTCTACAAGGGCGTGAAGCCGCTGCGGATCGATCACTTCAATTGCTTCTCGCCCAACGTCGACGAATCCGTCGCCTTCTACAATGAGATCGGCTTCCGCGTGACGGAGTACACGGCCGACGAGGAGACCGGCCGGCTCTGGGCGGCCTGGACCCACCGCAAGGGCGGCGTTCACGATCTCGCCTTTACTAATGGCCGCGGCCCGCGCCTGCACCACACCGCGTTCTGGGTGCCGACCCCGCTCAACATCATCGATCTTCTCGATCTTATGGCGACCACGGGATGGGTCTCCAACATCGAACGTGGTCCAGGCCGCCACGGCATCTCGAATGCCTTCTTCCTCTACATCCTCGATCCCGACGGCCACCGCATCGAGATCTACTGCTCGGATTATCAGACGGTCGATCCCGACCTCGAGCCGATCAAATGGGACCTGAAGGACCCGCAGCGTCAGACGCTCTGGGGAGCACCCGCGCCGAAATCCTGGTTCGAGCATGGCAGCCTGTTCGCCGGGGTTCAGCCGCGCGACGCCGAATTGGCGGCGCAACCCATCATCGCCCCCTGATCGGGCATTCGCATCTCGTCTGATTGCGTGAGGAAAGCGCCCCATGTCTCGCCCGAAATTCGTCAGCTTCACCCGCAGCGGCACATCCGGCTACGGGCTCCTCAGCGATCAGGGCGTCGTCGACTTGTCCGGCCGTCATGGCAAGCGTTGGCACACCTTGCGTCAAGTGATCGAAGCCGGTGCGCTGGTGTCCCTGGCCGAGGAAAGCGCCGCGTTGCCGGCCGATTTTCCGGTCGGAGAGATCCGCTATGAAATCCCTGTGCCGGCACCGGAGAAAATCATCTGCGTCGGCGTCAACTTTCCCGACCGGAACGAGGAATACAAGGACGGGCAGGCGGCTCCCTCAAATCCCTCGCTCTTCCCCCGCTTTCCGCGCTCGTTCACGGGCCACGAACAAGCACTGCTTCGTCCCCCGGAGAGTTCGCAACTCGATTATGAAGGCGAGATCGTCATCGTGATCGGCAAGGGCGGTCGCAGGATCGCGCAGAGCGAGGCGCTCGGCCACATCGCCGCACTGTCGCTGTGCAACGAAGGCACCATCCGCGACTGGGTGCGACACGCCAAGTTCAACGTGACCCAAGGCAAGAACTTCGACCGCACCGGCTCGATCGGCCCCTGGCTCATCCCCTATACCGATGAGAGCCAGCTAGCCGACATCAAGCTGGAAACGCGCGTCAACGGCGAAGTCCGCCAGCAGGATCGCACGAGCCGGATGATCTTCTCCTTCCGCAAGATCATCAACTACATCTCGACATTCACGACCCTGATTCCCGGCGATGTCATCGTGACAGGCACGCCGACGGGCGCCGGCGCACGCTTCGATCCGCCAATCTGGCTGAAGCCCGGCGATGTCGTCGAGGTGGAGGCGGAGGGCATCGGTATCCTCCGCAACACGGTTGCAGATGAGGCGTGATCTCCGATCAATGCGCTGATGCGCCATGCACGCGAATTTGGCCGTCGTCGTCCACTACGATGGGAATGGCATCGAGCGCGCAG comes from Bradyrhizobium sp. CCGE-LA001 and encodes:
- the hpaE gene encoding 5-carboxymethyl-2-hydroxymuconate semialdehyde dehydrogenase, translating into MSKLQENIDKAERHLARFKEKGVLNRIGGEDIPAADNATFETISPVDLKPLAKVAHGKAADIDRAARAAQAAFSQWAETSGEGRKKLLHKVADAIVARAEEIAFVECMDTGQSLKFMAKAALRGAENFRFYADRAPEARDGKSLRTDGQVNITTRVPIGPVGIITPWNTPFMLSTWKIAPALAAGCTIVHKPAEFSPLTARLLIEIAEEAGLPKGVWNLVNGFGEDAGKALTEHPLIKAIGFVGESRTGSMIMKQGADTLKRVHFELGGKNPVVVFADADLERAADAAVFMIYSLNGERCTSSSRLLVEASIYDKFTSIVAEKASRIKVGHPLDPETVIGPLIHPVHEKKVLEYMEIGRSEGATIATGGRKVDGPGGGCYVAPTLFTGANNRMRIAQEEIFGPVLTAIPFKDEAEALALANDVQYGLTGYLWTADVTRAFRFTDRLQAGMIWVNSENVRHLPTPFGGVKSSGIGRDGGDWSFDFYMETKNVAFATTAHNIQKLGG
- the hpaD gene encoding 3,4-dihydroxyphenylacetate 2,3-dioxygenase; the protein is MALPAPNLYPPFNIVRLSHVEFGVTDLTRSRAFYVDTLGLQVTDESSDAIYLRAMEERGHHCIVLRKSNKVEARDLGFKLFSEEDIDKAVHFFRGKDLPVEWVERPYQSRTFRTRDPHGIPLEFYSRMDRLPPIHQKYALYKGVKPLRIDHFNCFSPNVDESVAFYNEIGFRVTEYTADEETGRLWAAWTHRKGGVHDLAFTNGRGPRLHHTAFWVPTPLNIIDLLDLMATTGWVSNIERGPGRHGISNAFFLYILDPDGHRIEIYCSDYQTVDPDLEPIKWDLKDPQRQTLWGAPAPKSWFEHGSLFAGVQPRDAELAAQPIIAP
- a CDS encoding fumarylacetoacetate hydrolase family protein, whose amino-acid sequence is MSRPKFVSFTRSGTSGYGLLSDQGVVDLSGRHGKRWHTLRQVIEAGALVSLAEESAALPADFPVGEIRYEIPVPAPEKIICVGVNFPDRNEEYKDGQAAPSNPSLFPRFPRSFTGHEQALLRPPESSQLDYEGEIVIVIGKGGRRIAQSEALGHIAALSLCNEGTIRDWVRHAKFNVTQGKNFDRTGSIGPWLIPYTDESQLADIKLETRVNGEVRQQDRTSRMIFSFRKIINYISTFTTLIPGDVIVTGTPTGAGARFDPPIWLKPGDVVEVEAEGIGILRNTVADEA